The window aaaacaaagaatCCACGGGGCCGGGGGCAACACGTTAGTGGCAAAAACGAGTTTCGTGCGACGACGCGGGCCGTACCGGCGCCGTCCGTAGCCATAGATAGCAGCTGCaaacctacttaagtaagtacttacttatttagatagttttgtctttgtttaaatttctgtttGAACAAATACTTATTTAGATGTTTGTTTCAGAAAAATGTGTTACATTGAGATGGACACGAATAAGAGACGCCTGGATAAAAACTTTGAATGTTAGGAGAGCGGTGAGGAAATCGGGCTCTGGTTCTGCAACGCCTTATAGATACGATAAGCAATTGTCATTTTTAAAGAGAGTTATTGACTTCCGTGATAGTCCTGAGACcttcagaaatttaaacaacgaCAAATATATTGTATTAGGTAAAAGTAAAAGCGGACAGATTGAAATTAGTAGAAAAGAAGACGATGAAGATAATGATGACGTTGAAAGGGATCATAACAAGAGAAAAGCAACTGGAAGTCAGGATGAAGGTAGAAAGAGAAAACATCCAAGTCTTATGGAAGCCCTAGCAAACCAACCGGACCAGGGAAACGAGGGTAGACTCTTAACTTTTTTCCAAAGTATCCTACCATCTCTTAGGCTATTTGATGATGACCAAACGTTGGAATTTCAATCGGGAGTAATAAAACTGATACAGGTCATTAAAAGACGGACGAGGTGCGAGGATTGGCCACGGAACTACCTGAATACGGCGGGTCCCGCGCAGTCGCCGTCGGCAGCATCCACCGCGTCACAAAGTTATCACTCTGAATCTATGATAGAAATAGACCAAATAGCGAAAATGGAATCTACTTTCGATTAAATTGAGGCCGAAAATAGTGAAGCACTAAGTTCGACATGTTGGAATGCcaatggaaaaaaataaaaaacctttAAATAAAAGGTTGAAATACTGAAGTCATAGGTAATATTTTGTAGAGATTCTCACATGTTTAGTAACCATTACTTAGTTTAGTTCtagaattaattaaaatttaaaaaaatattttgtgatacCTACATTCTGCGTCTTTATTACTTCGATACACGTATATTACACATGCTAGATTTTTAACGGATCTTTACGTGTTATacctaactttaaaaaaatattaaaaattacctTATTCATTTCTagcaccaactcgcagtggaatGGTACGGTTGAATACGCTACgtccctccgtttgattgagggaggcctgCTGGGCAATTTAATTTCCCGGCGTTCGCACATGTTGCAGCGACCGTGGTTACGGAACGACTGAGGCGAGCGATTTTAGTATAATATGTTGTGGGTGTAACTACCCtcacttctctttatttttcgaAAACCGCCTCAACTCTTTAGAGACACACCAAAGCAAGCCAGATTCATCGCGGGTCCGTTTAGGGGGTCTAAAaagttgaagcaattcatctcaaaaacaTCATTGCAATATGCCATTTAGGCATATACTtaaaagtaattgcgcaataacaaatgtcaaatagcaatattactttttagatgtggtatttttaacccccccattGTCATATTAGTTTAATGCCCAAGTTTCTTCCACAcagtgtacataattatttccgatgaatattcttaattt is drawn from Pectinophora gossypiella chromosome 7, ilPecGoss1.1, whole genome shotgun sequence and contains these coding sequences:
- the LOC126368222 gene encoding uncharacterized protein LOC126368222 encodes the protein MSQTAADFDKLLDRELLIRLVEERPVLWDKDLKIYKDKVAKALAWREICSIFKDDFENMKPNKRELFEKCVTLRWTRIRDAWIKTLNVRRAVRKSGSGSATPYRYDKQLSFLKRVIDFRDSPETFRNLNNDKYIVLGKSKSGQIEISRKEDDEDNDDVERDHNKRKATGSQDEGRKRKHPSLMEALANQPDQGNEGRLLTFFQSILPSLRLFDDDQTLEFQSGVIKLIQVIKRRTRCEDWPRNYLNTAGPAQSPSAASTASQSYHSESMIEIDQIAKMESTFD